The following proteins come from a genomic window of Panicum hallii strain FIL2 chromosome 8, PHallii_v3.1, whole genome shotgun sequence:
- the LOC112903208 gene encoding formin-like protein 14 has product MEGRGGAGPPAALVWAMAWLLACAGVVAGDDQQGEPADTNQLCVSKCGTCPTVCTSAPPTILPMTAPPPPPLALLPLSAPPPPYLELVLPPPPAAGDASDVLPPLTPMTSPPESPCSTPPSEPPPSSSPSEPPPSPPPPPPPKSSGGGDGSSGSHFSSPPSPPSSSNPYYYLYLSGGGKARGGASSARTALVLAALLPLVAFFK; this is encoded by the coding sequence ATGGAGGGAAGAGGAGGTGCAGGGCCGCCGGCCGCGCTGGTGTGGGCGATGGCGTGGCTGCTGGCGTGCGCGGGCGTCGTCGCCGGGGACGACCAGCAGGGCGAGCCGGCGGACACGAACCAGCTGTGCGTGAGCAAGTGCGGGACGTGCCCGACGGTGTGCACGTCGGCGCCGCCGACGATCCTGCCGATgaccgcgcccccgccgccgcccctcgcgcTGCTGCCGCTgtccgcgcccccgccgccgtacCTGGAGCtggtgctgccgccgccgccggcggcgggagaCGCGTCCGACGTGCTGCCTCCGCTCACGCCGATGACGTCCCCGCCGGAGTCCCCGTGCTCGACGCCGCCTTCGGAGCCTCCTCCGTCCTCGTCGCCGTCGGAGCCTCCCCCGTcaccgccgcctccaccgccacccaagagcagcggcggcggcgacggtaGCAGCGGGTCGCACTTCTCGTCGCCGCCGTCCCCGCCGTCGTCGTCCAACCCGTACTACTACCTGTACCTctccggcggcggcaaggcccgcggcggcgcgtcgaGCGCTCGCACGGCGCTGGTCCTCGCCGCGCTCCTGCCCCTCGTCGCCTTCTTCAAGTGA